The following proteins are encoded in a genomic region of Vicugna pacos chromosome 16, VicPac4, whole genome shotgun sequence:
- the ENPP7 gene encoding ectonucleotide pyrophosphatase/phosphodiesterase family member 7, producing the protein MRRPAVLLAMALAALLAPAVAAPVRQLSSRNKLLLVSFDGFRWNYDQDVDTPNLDAMALEGVKARYMTPAFITLTSPCHFTLVTGKYVENHGVVHNMFYNTSSKLKLPYHTTLGVQGWWDNGSVPIWVTAQRQGLKTGSFFYPGGNVTYQGEAVTLSRKEGFLHNYKDEAEWRANIDTVMEWFTQEGLDLVTLYFGEPDSTGHRYGPESQERKEMVMQVDRTVGYLRDRIRLSGLESSLNLIITSDHGMSTVNKNASDLVELHKVSNFSFKDIEFELLDYGPNGMLLPKEGMLEKVYEVLKDAHPRLHVYKKENFPKSFHYANHPRVTPLLMYSDLGYVIHGRVNVQFNNGEHGFDNKLMDMKTIFRATGPSFKRGLEVEPFDSVHVYELMCRLLGIVPEANDGLLSTLLPTLREEAGDAAPSTSWTTPPSGSALLPSGRPHLVTGLLVAAILLAKVA; encoded by the exons ATGAGACGCCCGGCTGTCCTCCTCGCCATGGCTCTGGCCGCCCTCCTGGCTCCAGCAGTGGCGGCGCCCGTCCGCCAGCTGAGCTCCCGGAACAAGCTGCTCCTGGTGTCCTTCGATGGTTTCCGCTGGAACTACGACCAGGACGTGGACACCCCCAACCTGGATGCCATGGCGCTCGAAGGGGTGAAGGCTCGCTACATGACCCCGGCCTTCATCACCTTGACCAGCCCCTGCCACTTCACCCTGGTCACTG GCAAGTACGTCGAGAACCACGGGGTGGTGCACAACATGTTCTACAACACGAGCAGCAAGCTGAAGCTGCCCTACCACACCACGCTGGGCGTCCAGGGGTGGTGGGACAATGGCAGTGTACCCATCTGGGTCACGGCCCAGAGGCAG GGCCTAAAGACCGGCTCATTCTTCTACCCCGGCGGGAATGTCACCTACCAAGGCGAGGCCGTGACGCTGAGccggaaggaaggcttcctgcacAACTACAAGGATGAGGCGGAGTGGAGGGCCAACATTGACACGGTGATGGAGTGGTTCACGCAGGAGGGCCTGGACCTCGTCACGCTCTACTTTGGGGAGCCAGACTCCACGGGCCACAGGTACGGCCCGGAGtcccaggagaggaaggagatggtGATGCAGGTGGACAGGACGGTGGGCTACCTCCGGGACCGCATCAGGCTCAGTGGCCTGGAGAGCAGCCTCAACCTGATCATCACGTCCGACCACGGCATGAGCACGGTCAACAAGAACGCCAGCGACCTCGTGGAGCTCCACAAGGTCTCCAACTTCTCCTTCAAGGACATCGAGTTCGAGCTCCTAGACTACGGACCCAACGGCATGCTGCTCCCCAAGGAAGggatgctggagaaggtgtaCGAGGTCCTCAAGGATGCCCACCCCCGGCTCCACGTCTACAAGAAGGAGAACTTCCCCAAGTCCTTCCACTATGCCAATCACCCCAGGGTCACCCCCCTGCTCATGTACAGCGACCTTGGCTACGTCATCCACGGG AGAGTGAACGTGCAGTTCAACAATGGGGAGCATGGCTTCGACAACAAGCTCATGGACATGAAGACCATCTTCCGGGCCACGGGCCCCAGCTTCAAGAGGGGCCTGGAGGTGGAGCCCTTCGACAGCGTCCACGTGTACGAGCTCATGTGCCGGCTGCTGGGCATCGTGCCAGAGGCCAACGATGGGCTCCTCAGCACCCTGCTGCCCACGCTCCGGGAGGAGGCCGGCGACGCGGCCCCCAGCACCTCGTGGACCACGCCCCCCTCAG GCTCCGCCCTCCTGCCAAGTGGCCGGCCCCACTTGGTGACAGGACTACTGGTGGCTGCAATTCTTCTGGCCAAGGTTGCATAA